In Pyxidicoccus xibeiensis, the following proteins share a genomic window:
- a CDS encoding right-handed parallel beta-helix repeat-containing protein has translation MHPSSVLHRWKHSLLALALGALVAACSSNPGTKPDGVTQDEDSGTTDGVEDGGPTPAGDAGTDDAGTDAGTGAGTDAGTDAGTSAGTDAGTDAGSDGGTGGGADAGPVIPVPTDGGTVITSTLSGRLTAAGSPYRVVGDANGVVTIPRGQSLTVEPGVILDFRGRPDVTEADVDRASPNSVMNHQRGRVEVRVYGAIRVQGTAQQPVLLTSTNPYGWWGVNFYGQNSVGDGHPVFAHMVFEKVRKNQYNGDRDWTRGALWAYYPGPVTITDSVFRDNEASAHCGAVDLMFTDGSRIENTVFDNNRIVEIDRFAQPGTFSMSGGGALCITHGRNSVVRGNTFRDNTVEAYGGFVTTALQPRPLLTYPNPQGIVDLGGGGAILYFQPDNDLLEDNLFEANEVVLGPGAAIYLEDVGTRTVTMRRNRFVNNRGGAGGTLVCNRGAGTVELVVTADNVFTGNTLNGQPAANLTGDCNSATQ, from the coding sequence ATGCACCCCTCCTCGGTTCTTCATCGCTGGAAGCACTCCCTGCTGGCACTGGCCCTGGGAGCGCTCGTCGCGGCCTGTTCCTCCAACCCGGGCACGAAGCCTGATGGCGTCACGCAGGATGAGGACTCGGGCACGACGGATGGAGTCGAGGATGGCGGTCCCACGCCAGCGGGCGACGCGGGCACGGACGATGCGGGCACCGATGCCGGAACGGGGGCGGGCACGGACGCGGGCACCGATGCCGGAACGAGCGCGGGCACGGACGCGGGCACCGATGCAGGCTCGGACGGTGGCACGGGAGGCGGCGCGGACGCGGGGCCCGTCATCCCCGTGCCGACGGACGGAGGCACCGTCATCACCAGCACGCTGTCGGGCCGGCTGACGGCGGCGGGCTCGCCCTACCGCGTGGTGGGGGATGCGAACGGCGTCGTCACCATTCCGCGCGGCCAGAGCCTCACGGTGGAGCCGGGCGTCATCCTCGACTTCCGCGGCCGCCCGGACGTGACGGAGGCGGACGTGGACCGGGCCTCTCCCAACAGCGTGATGAACCACCAACGCGGCCGGGTGGAGGTGCGCGTGTACGGCGCCATCCGCGTCCAGGGCACCGCGCAGCAGCCGGTGCTGCTCACGTCCACCAACCCGTATGGCTGGTGGGGGGTGAACTTCTACGGCCAGAACTCGGTGGGCGACGGCCACCCCGTCTTCGCGCACATGGTCTTCGAGAAGGTGCGGAAGAATCAGTACAACGGCGACCGTGACTGGACGCGTGGCGCGCTGTGGGCCTACTACCCGGGGCCGGTGACGATTACGGACTCGGTGTTCCGCGACAACGAGGCGTCTGCCCACTGCGGCGCCGTGGACCTGATGTTCACGGACGGCTCGCGCATCGAGAACACCGTCTTCGACAACAACCGCATCGTCGAAATCGACCGCTTCGCCCAGCCTGGCACCTTCTCCATGTCCGGAGGCGGAGCGCTGTGCATCACCCACGGCCGCAACTCGGTGGTGCGCGGCAACACCTTCCGCGACAACACCGTCGAGGCCTACGGCGGCTTCGTCACCACGGCCCTCCAGCCCCGGCCGCTGCTCACCTACCCCAACCCGCAGGGCATCGTGGACCTGGGCGGCGGCGGCGCCATCCTCTACTTCCAGCCGGACAATGACCTGCTGGAGGACAACCTCTTCGAGGCCAACGAAGTCGTCCTCGGGCCGGGCGCGGCCATCTACCTGGAGGACGTGGGCACGCGCACAGTCACCATGCGCCGCAACCGCTTCGTGAACAACCGGGGCGGCGCCGGGGGCACCCTCGTCTGCAACCGGGGCGCGGGCACCGTGGAGCTGGTGGTGACGGCCGACAACGTCTTCACCGGCAACACGCTGAACGGCCAGCCCGCCGCCAACCTGACGGGCGACTGCAACTCCGCCACGCAGTAG
- a CDS encoding pectinacetylesterase family protein, whose protein sequence is MRKPLLVLLLASISLWSTACGDDNEDKDPCDTAGDFDVACADPDAGTPPPDAGGTDAGTDAGTDGGLVIVAAPEVWTWVDIQGTACGNGAQTGIGVNPTDASTDLYLYMQGGGACWDEQTCFIWATASNLSTGYQAAQFQTESSRNLYMFNRAQDANPFRDMSYVFVPYCTGDVHAGDAVQTYGSRQVHHKGAANVEALLPRLVATFPNTQRVFLAGSSAGAFGAQLNYEQVAAAFPTARVHVLADSGQMLTPAGNLYSTWVASWGLTLPEACPDCDTDFTRFPAYLTDTYPDSRFGLLAWDQDTVLRTFFGYNATTYETLTRQLLVSAYDGRANARYFLKNGAQHTFLSGLGTITSTTGVTLNAWVSGWVSGDASWSNALEP, encoded by the coding sequence ATGCGCAAGCCCCTCCTCGTCCTCCTCCTCGCCTCGATATCCCTGTGGTCCACCGCGTGCGGTGACGACAACGAAGACAAGGACCCGTGCGACACCGCGGGCGACTTCGACGTCGCCTGCGCAGACCCCGACGCCGGCACGCCCCCACCCGACGCAGGTGGCACCGACGCCGGCACGGATGCGGGCACCGACGGCGGACTGGTCATCGTCGCGGCCCCGGAGGTCTGGACCTGGGTGGACATCCAGGGCACGGCGTGCGGCAACGGCGCGCAGACGGGCATCGGCGTCAATCCCACCGACGCGAGCACCGACCTCTACCTCTACATGCAGGGCGGCGGCGCCTGCTGGGACGAGCAGACGTGCTTCATCTGGGCGACCGCGAGCAACCTGAGCACGGGCTACCAGGCGGCCCAGTTCCAGACTGAGAGCTCCCGCAACCTCTACATGTTCAACCGGGCCCAGGACGCGAACCCCTTCCGGGACATGTCCTACGTCTTCGTCCCGTACTGCACGGGCGACGTCCACGCGGGTGACGCGGTCCAGACCTACGGCTCGCGGCAGGTGCACCACAAGGGCGCCGCCAACGTGGAGGCGTTGCTCCCGCGCCTCGTCGCCACGTTCCCGAACACCCAGCGCGTGTTCCTCGCCGGCAGCAGCGCGGGGGCCTTCGGAGCGCAGCTCAACTACGAGCAGGTCGCCGCCGCCTTCCCCACCGCCCGGGTGCACGTCCTCGCCGACTCGGGACAGATGCTCACGCCCGCCGGCAACCTCTACAGCACCTGGGTTGCCAGCTGGGGCCTGACGCTCCCGGAGGCGTGCCCCGACTGCGACACGGACTTCACGAGGTTCCCCGCGTACCTGACGGACACGTATCCCGACTCGCGCTTCGGGCTGCTCGCCTGGGACCAGGACACCGTGCTGCGCACCTTCTTCGGCTACAACGCCACCACCTACGAGACGCTGACGCGCCAGCTGCTCGTGTCCGCCTATGACGGCCGCGCCAACGCGAGGTACTTCCTGAAGAACGGCGCCCAGCACACCTTCCTGAGCGGGCTCGGCACCATCACCAGCACCACCGGGGTGACGCTCAATGCCTGGGTCTCCGGGTGGGTCTCCGGTGACGCGTCCTGGAGCAACGCGCTGGAGCCGTGA
- a CDS encoding HEAT repeat domain-containing protein, which yields MALLLPWGARAPSPGDGLSAAAPSSLTASAAGGGASEPGTTTPSPEEQPPAVEQIPMPGCWDGLQAFDRTASMDTFRDALRAAIANRDRYLAGYLQERLTELVGNDASRALQVIEWAQGTHHPELGVYLEALKAAPAVHDAKVADRLMKMGEDKAGTLQSRSAALDALETQRRLGPADLKRLKAVALDETVDSVAWVATRTLGRVMKEDFERTGNYAPYWKELLDVSTKSDDMAVRLLALEMPSYSNPLIEEDSFDELAKILSSDRERDVREMAAFRLGVTSEPKKALEIYRAAFDKEHDVCVRWAIFRFAVRVAGADALPLLLEFSQKDPRFVRDYTEFRDLYASGTVDFARIWLGKGEHHSCLVEEGAPH from the coding sequence GTGGCCCTGCTGCTGCCCTGGGGCGCCCGCGCTCCCTCCCCTGGTGACGGCCTGTCGGCCGCGGCGCCGTCCTCCCTGACCGCGAGCGCGGCGGGTGGCGGGGCCTCGGAGCCGGGCACCACCACGCCCTCGCCCGAGGAGCAGCCTCCGGCGGTGGAGCAGATTCCGATGCCGGGGTGCTGGGACGGGCTCCAGGCCTTCGACCGCACCGCGTCCATGGACACGTTCCGCGACGCGCTGCGGGCGGCCATCGCCAACCGGGACAGGTACCTGGCCGGCTACCTCCAGGAGCGGCTGACGGAGCTGGTGGGCAACGACGCCAGCCGCGCGCTCCAGGTCATCGAGTGGGCGCAGGGCACGCACCACCCGGAGCTGGGCGTGTACCTGGAGGCGCTGAAGGCGGCGCCCGCGGTGCACGACGCGAAGGTGGCCGACCGCCTGATGAAGATGGGCGAGGACAAGGCCGGCACGCTGCAGAGCCGCTCCGCCGCGCTGGACGCGCTGGAGACGCAGCGGCGCCTGGGCCCGGCGGACCTCAAGCGGCTGAAGGCCGTGGCGCTGGACGAGACGGTGGACTCGGTGGCCTGGGTGGCCACGCGCACCCTGGGCCGCGTCATGAAGGAGGACTTCGAGCGCACCGGCAACTACGCGCCGTACTGGAAGGAGCTGCTCGACGTCAGCACGAAGTCGGACGACATGGCCGTCCGGCTGCTCGCGCTGGAGATGCCGTCGTACTCCAACCCCCTCATCGAGGAGGACTCCTTCGACGAGCTGGCGAAGATTCTCTCCAGCGACCGCGAGCGTGACGTGCGGGAGATGGCCGCCTTCCGCCTGGGCGTCACCAGCGAGCCGAAGAAGGCGCTCGAAATCTACCGCGCCGCCTTCGACAAGGAGCATGACGTCTGCGTGCGCTGGGCCATCTTCCGCTTCGCGGTGCGGGTGGCCGGCGCGGACGCGCTGCCGCTGCTCCTGGAGTTCTCCCAGAAGGACCCGCGCTTCGTGCGCGACTACACCGAGTTCAGGGACCTCTACGCCTCCGGCACGGTGGACTTCGCCCGCATCTGGCTGGGCAAGGGCGAGCACCACTCCTGCCTCGTCGAGGAAGGAGCGCCGCACTGA
- a CDS encoding cation-translocating P-type ATPase → MTDAPPTRGSPADGLPATSPSWHARTPDEVLSLLGSRQEGLTEEEARARLERHGPNVIERQKGEGPLKLLWRQVNSPFIWVLIASAVLAIAMGKVTDGLVVAAVVVLNTLIGFVQEYRAGKAIEALSRMVPENATVLRGGRKLSVPASRLVPGDIVELASGDKVPADMRLLSSRNLQVEEAALTGESVPAHKRVEAVDAGAELGDRTSLVFGGTLVTSGTGTASVVATGGATELGRISQMLSEATDLQTPLTKALATIAKYITGAILVVSVVLLGVGLWRGYELSEAVVVAITLAVAAIPEGLPAIVTIALAIGVQRMAARRAVIRKLPAVETLGSTTVICSDKTGTLTRNEMTVQALWTPAGRYDVTGVGYAPTGELRRGADALRELPGDVRELLVAGALCNDAALRGQGDGWEMTGDPTEGALVVAAEKAGLRVDAVRSECPRLDAIPFESEHQFMATLHDEGPGRRRILLKGAPEVVLRRCAPADGVTSEEVLAEVERLASEGMRVLAVAVRDVPASQAQIREEDVAGGLRLVGLEGMIDPPREEVIAAVRTCHEAGIVVKMITGDHPATAEAIGAQLGLQAEGTRGITGAQLAQLDDAALREVAVSHHVFARVAPEHKLRLVKALQARRHVAAMTGDGVNDAPALKQANIGVAMGITGTAVSKEAADIVLADDNFASIAAAVEEGRRVYDNLIKSLAFVLPTNLGLALILMFGVAFFPIQAIGGDLVPLMAMLPTQLLWINLVATVTLALPLAFEAPEADVMRRAPRDPDAPVLNRFVLMRTGLVALLMGAGAIGLFLWEYRRELPRVGHGVALAEAQTMAVNTVISFQIFYLWMCRTLTGSLREVGLFSNRTVFAGIAVLVLLQAAFMYLPFMQRVFGTAPLSVESIGLCVLIGAVVLPVVGLEKWLLHRGGYSVVKQVHRDEEGPRPPPPTGTSRGERLPA, encoded by the coding sequence ATGACAGACGCGCCGCCCACGCGTGGCTCCCCCGCCGATGGACTGCCTGCCACCTCGCCTTCCTGGCATGCACGGACACCGGACGAGGTGCTGTCGCTGCTCGGCAGCCGCCAGGAGGGGCTGACGGAGGAGGAGGCGCGCGCGCGGCTGGAGCGCCATGGGCCCAACGTCATCGAGCGCCAGAAGGGCGAGGGGCCGCTCAAGCTCCTGTGGCGTCAGGTCAACAGCCCCTTCATCTGGGTGCTCATCGCCTCCGCCGTGCTGGCCATCGCCATGGGCAAGGTGACGGACGGCCTGGTAGTGGCCGCGGTGGTGGTGCTCAACACCCTCATCGGCTTCGTGCAGGAGTACCGGGCGGGCAAGGCGATTGAGGCCCTCAGCCGGATGGTGCCGGAGAACGCGACGGTGCTTCGCGGAGGGCGGAAGCTGTCCGTCCCGGCGTCGCGGCTGGTGCCCGGGGACATCGTGGAGCTGGCCTCGGGGGACAAGGTGCCGGCGGACATGCGGCTGTTGTCCTCGCGCAACCTCCAGGTGGAGGAGGCCGCGCTCACGGGCGAGTCGGTGCCGGCACACAAGCGGGTGGAGGCGGTGGACGCGGGGGCCGAGCTGGGAGACCGGACGAGCCTCGTCTTCGGCGGCACGCTGGTGACGTCCGGCACGGGCACCGCGAGCGTGGTGGCCACCGGCGGCGCCACCGAGCTGGGGCGCATCTCGCAGATGCTCAGCGAAGCCACCGACCTCCAGACGCCGCTGACGAAGGCGCTGGCCACCATCGCCAAGTACATCACCGGGGCCATCCTGGTGGTGTCCGTGGTGCTGCTGGGCGTGGGGCTGTGGCGCGGCTACGAGCTGAGCGAGGCGGTGGTGGTGGCGATTACCCTGGCGGTGGCCGCCATCCCCGAGGGGCTGCCCGCCATCGTCACCATCGCCCTGGCCATCGGCGTGCAGCGCATGGCCGCCCGGCGCGCCGTCATCCGCAAGCTGCCGGCGGTGGAGACGCTGGGCAGCACCACCGTCATCTGCTCCGACAAGACGGGCACCCTCACCCGCAACGAGATGACGGTGCAGGCGCTGTGGACGCCCGCGGGCCGCTACGACGTCACCGGCGTCGGCTACGCGCCGACGGGGGAGCTGCGGCGCGGCGCGGACGCGCTGCGCGAGCTGCCCGGGGACGTGCGCGAGCTGCTCGTGGCCGGCGCGCTGTGCAACGACGCCGCGCTGCGCGGCCAGGGTGACGGGTGGGAGATGACGGGGGACCCGACGGAGGGCGCGCTGGTGGTGGCCGCGGAGAAGGCCGGGCTGCGCGTGGACGCGGTGCGCTCGGAGTGCCCGCGCCTGGACGCCATCCCCTTCGAGTCGGAGCACCAGTTCATGGCCACCCTCCACGACGAAGGGCCCGGCCGCCGGCGCATCCTCCTCAAGGGGGCCCCCGAGGTCGTCCTGCGCCGCTGCGCCCCGGCTGACGGCGTCACCTCCGAGGAGGTGCTCGCCGAGGTGGAGCGCCTGGCCAGCGAGGGCATGCGCGTGCTGGCGGTGGCCGTCCGGGACGTGCCCGCCTCACAGGCGCAGATTCGCGAGGAGGACGTGGCCGGGGGCCTGCGGCTGGTGGGGCTGGAGGGAATGATTGACCCGCCGCGCGAGGAGGTCATCGCCGCGGTGAGGACGTGCCACGAGGCCGGCATCGTCGTGAAGATGATTACCGGTGACCACCCTGCGACGGCGGAGGCCATTGGCGCGCAGCTGGGGCTCCAGGCGGAGGGGACGCGCGGCATCACCGGCGCGCAGCTGGCGCAGCTGGACGACGCGGCGCTGCGGGAGGTGGCGGTGAGCCACCACGTCTTCGCGCGCGTGGCGCCGGAGCACAAGCTGCGGCTGGTGAAGGCGCTCCAGGCGCGGCGGCACGTGGCGGCCATGACGGGAGACGGGGTGAACGACGCGCCCGCCCTCAAGCAGGCCAACATCGGCGTGGCCATGGGCATCACCGGCACGGCGGTCTCCAAGGAGGCGGCGGACATCGTGCTGGCGGACGACAACTTCGCGTCCATCGCCGCGGCGGTGGAGGAGGGGCGGCGCGTCTACGACAACCTCATCAAGTCGCTGGCCTTCGTGCTGCCCACCAACCTGGGCCTGGCCCTCATCCTCATGTTCGGCGTGGCCTTCTTCCCCATCCAGGCCATTGGCGGGGACCTGGTGCCGCTGATGGCCATGCTCCCCACGCAGCTGCTCTGGATAAACCTGGTGGCCACGGTGACGCTGGCCCTGCCGCTGGCCTTCGAGGCGCCGGAGGCGGACGTCATGCGCCGGGCCCCCAGGGACCCGGACGCGCCGGTGCTCAACCGCTTCGTGCTGATGCGCACCGGGCTGGTGGCGCTGCTGATGGGCGCGGGCGCCATCGGCCTGTTCCTCTGGGAGTACCGGCGCGAGCTGCCGCGCGTGGGTCACGGGGTGGCGCTGGCCGAGGCGCAGACGATGGCCGTCAACACCGTCATCAGCTTTCAAATCTTCTATCTCTGGATGTGCCGCACCCTCACCGGCTCGCTGCGGGAGGTGGGGCTGTTCAGCAACCGCACCGTCTTCGCCGGCATCGCCGTGCTGGTGCTGCTGCAGGCGGCCTTCATGTACCTGCCCTTCATGCAGCGGGTGTTCGGCACCGCGCCGCTGAGCGTGGAGTCCATCGGCCTGTGCGTGCTGATTGGCGCGGTGGTGCTGCCGGTGGTGGGGCTGGAGAAGTGGCTCTTGCACCGGGGCGGCTACTCGGTGGTGAAGCAGGTACACCGCGACGAGGAGGGGCCGCGCCCGCCGCCTCCCACCGGGACGTCACGGGGGGAGCGCCTGCCGGCGTGA
- a CDS encoding isovaleryl-CoA dehydrogenase — MTEHNAIAAGFVTHDVTNQPPPLVYDAWKTDTVLREVVAREGGGWAEAELAKYGPVVGGEMQQLAVLANENKPKFRPFDRYGHRRDEVEFHPAYHRLMELGIAHGVPGFAWRNEEKPGAHVARMALFYLHNQADQGTSCPLTMTYACVPALRHQPELAREWVPRVSSASYDARFIPASQKTGATVGMGMTEKQGGSDVRTNTTRAQPLGSARGPGQAYALVGHKWFFSAPMCDAFLVLAQADKGISCFLMPRFTPDGELNAIRIQRLKDKLGDWSNASSEVELHGAFAWMVGEEGRGVATILEMVAMTRQDCMIGSSGQMRQALVQALHHTRHRTAFGKRLIDQPLMRNVLADLALESEAHLALTARVARAVDAGRRDAKEAAFGRIATAVGKYWVCKRTPVFINEAQECLGGAGYVEDAPLARLYRQAPLNSIWEGSGNIQCLDVLRAASREPASREALFAELLAAQGGHAAYDAATARLGKELANTDAVETRARFITEGLAVALQASLLIRAGNTAVSDAFCESRLGGAHGQTFGTLPAHAPMQALLERAFAGEEAAPRP; from the coding sequence ATGACCGAACACAACGCCATCGCCGCCGGCTTCGTCACCCACGACGTCACCAACCAGCCGCCGCCGCTCGTCTACGACGCCTGGAAGACGGACACCGTGCTCCGGGAAGTCGTCGCTCGCGAGGGTGGCGGCTGGGCGGAGGCCGAGCTGGCGAAGTACGGCCCCGTGGTGGGCGGCGAGATGCAGCAGCTGGCCGTCCTCGCCAACGAGAACAAGCCGAAGTTCCGCCCGTTCGACCGCTATGGCCACCGCCGCGACGAGGTGGAGTTCCATCCCGCCTACCACCGCCTGATGGAGCTGGGCATCGCCCATGGCGTGCCCGGCTTCGCCTGGCGCAATGAAGAGAAGCCCGGGGCCCACGTGGCCCGCATGGCGCTCTTCTACCTGCACAACCAGGCCGACCAGGGGACGAGCTGCCCACTCACCATGACGTACGCGTGCGTGCCCGCGCTGCGCCACCAGCCGGAGCTGGCGCGCGAGTGGGTGCCGCGCGTGAGCTCGGCCTCGTATGACGCCCGCTTCATCCCCGCGTCGCAGAAGACGGGCGCCACCGTCGGCATGGGCATGACGGAGAAGCAGGGCGGCTCGGACGTGCGCACCAACACCACGCGGGCCCAGCCGCTGGGCAGCGCCCGGGGGCCCGGGCAGGCGTACGCGCTGGTGGGCCACAAGTGGTTCTTCTCCGCGCCCATGTGTGACGCCTTCCTCGTGCTGGCCCAGGCCGACAAGGGCATCTCCTGCTTCCTCATGCCGCGCTTCACGCCGGACGGCGAGCTGAACGCCATCCGCATCCAGCGCCTGAAGGACAAGCTGGGCGACTGGAGCAACGCCTCGTCCGAGGTGGAGCTGCACGGCGCCTTCGCGTGGATGGTGGGTGAGGAGGGCCGGGGCGTGGCCACCATCCTGGAGATGGTCGCGATGACGCGCCAGGACTGCATGATTGGCTCCAGCGGGCAGATGCGGCAGGCGCTGGTGCAGGCACTCCACCACACCCGGCACCGGACGGCCTTCGGCAAGCGGCTCATCGACCAGCCGCTGATGCGCAACGTCCTCGCGGACCTGGCGCTGGAGTCGGAGGCGCACCTGGCGCTCACCGCGCGCGTGGCCCGGGCCGTGGACGCGGGCCGGCGCGACGCGAAGGAGGCCGCCTTCGGCCGCATCGCCACCGCCGTGGGCAAGTACTGGGTGTGCAAGCGCACGCCCGTCTTCATCAACGAGGCGCAGGAGTGCCTGGGCGGCGCGGGCTACGTCGAGGACGCCCCGCTGGCGCGCCTGTACCGGCAGGCGCCGCTGAACTCCATCTGGGAGGGCAGCGGCAACATCCAGTGCCTGGACGTGCTGCGCGCGGCCTCGCGAGAGCCGGCCAGCCGCGAGGCCCTCTTCGCCGAGCTGCTGGCGGCGCAGGGCGGGCACGCCGCGTACGACGCGGCCACGGCGCGCCTGGGCAAGGAGCTGGCCAACACCGACGCGGTGGAGACGCGCGCGCGCTTCATCACCGAGGGGCTCGCCGTGGCACTGCAGGCGTCCCTGCTCATCCGCGCGGGCAACACCGCGGTGTCGGACGCCTTCTGCGAGTCGCGCCTGGGCGGCGCCCACGGGCAGACGTTCGGCACCCTCCCCGCCCACGCCCCCATGCAGGCGCTCCTCGAGCGCGCCTTCGCCGGCGAGGAAGCGGCACCGCGCCCCTGA
- a CDS encoding CBM96 family carbohydrate-binding protein codes for MKGWRKGLGLLPALGMMVGCGGVAGPEETAEAPALKSAEAAAVTEACEPRTVHTDESYGVTYDTYVEQDAAGTAHGTSTKLVSDGSPRQDTYLDFRFSLLDESFIRARIRLYATDGSTNGPALYRTSSGWTDTLTWSTRPAPIGGAVANVGEVASGSWVEYDVTSVVTGSGAHAFVLIPEGGNGVDFVSREDSRQDLRPQLVLTYAHTVCTYQGTGGEVTDVQLEGGAGDETMQALATDSTGAYVVAGYYNGSGNLGGATFPGPKGLLLGRFRADGTHEWSSGFPQDSAEMNVTGVTLTPLGNVLVVGYYMGTPQLGTFTLPTAPLYGTFLAKFSPSGRLTWARGFTASYGHGEDIDHLSVIPRAVATDANGSLIVTGFFFGNTNLGGGLLYAGPSSTPYNDAYPGLFIAKYSWEGNHLWSKAYDAGSYGTWGESLATDSAGNVLLGGYASSTSGGAPVLGATSRETPVIAKFSPDGTLLWNRALNGARGTVVGVAALPGDAVAFAGRFNRTFTFAGQTLASSQANEPDGGNTDVMLGVLEAVGTDRWARRHGDDNTESVTRMVVDAQGNFRLAGTHVDPVNLGGGTIGAPRGTSAHVFVASYGPDGVHQWSRSVGPSFSWQPLLGVTPDGSTLFGGTISGPTFVHTTQYGPPQGADLFLLKLTP; via the coding sequence ATGAAGGGATGGAGGAAGGGGCTGGGGTTGCTGCCCGCCCTTGGGATGATGGTGGGTTGCGGCGGCGTGGCGGGACCCGAGGAGACGGCAGAAGCGCCTGCGCTGAAGTCAGCGGAGGCCGCGGCGGTGACGGAGGCGTGCGAGCCGAGGACTGTCCATACGGACGAAAGCTACGGTGTGACGTACGACACCTATGTCGAACAGGACGCAGCGGGGACGGCGCACGGCACGTCCACGAAGCTGGTGTCAGACGGCTCGCCCCGGCAGGACACCTACCTGGACTTCAGGTTCTCGCTCCTGGACGAGAGCTTCATCCGGGCGCGCATCCGGCTCTACGCGACGGACGGCTCCACCAATGGCCCGGCCCTGTACCGCACCAGCTCGGGCTGGACGGACACCCTGACCTGGAGCACGCGTCCGGCCCCCATCGGCGGCGCGGTGGCCAACGTGGGTGAGGTGGCCTCCGGAAGCTGGGTGGAATACGACGTGACCTCCGTCGTCACCGGCAGCGGCGCGCACGCCTTCGTCCTGATTCCCGAGGGCGGCAACGGCGTGGACTTCGTCTCCCGGGAGGACTCGCGCCAGGACCTGCGCCCGCAGCTGGTGCTGACCTACGCCCATACCGTGTGCACCTACCAGGGCACGGGCGGAGAGGTCACCGACGTGCAGCTGGAGGGTGGCGCGGGTGACGAGACGATGCAGGCCCTGGCCACCGACAGCACCGGTGCCTACGTCGTCGCGGGCTACTACAACGGGTCCGGCAACCTCGGCGGTGCGACGTTCCCCGGGCCGAAGGGGCTGCTGCTCGGCCGCTTCCGCGCGGATGGCACGCACGAGTGGTCCAGCGGCTTCCCGCAGGACTCCGCGGAGATGAACGTCACCGGCGTGACGCTCACCCCGCTGGGCAACGTGCTGGTGGTGGGCTACTACATGGGCACGCCGCAGCTCGGCACCTTCACGCTGCCCACGGCTCCGCTCTACGGCACCTTCCTCGCCAAGTTCTCCCCCAGCGGCCGCCTCACCTGGGCGCGGGGCTTCACCGCGAGCTACGGCCATGGCGAGGACATTGACCACCTGAGCGTCATCCCCAGGGCCGTGGCCACCGACGCCAATGGCAGCCTCATCGTCACGGGTTTCTTCTTCGGCAACACCAACCTGGGCGGTGGCCTCCTGTACGCGGGCCCCTCGAGCACGCCCTACAACGACGCGTACCCGGGTCTGTTCATCGCGAAGTACTCCTGGGAAGGCAACCACCTCTGGTCCAAGGCCTACGACGCCGGTAGCTATGGCACGTGGGGCGAGTCGCTGGCCACGGACAGCGCGGGCAACGTGCTGCTCGGTGGCTATGCGAGCAGCACCTCCGGTGGCGCCCCGGTGCTGGGCGCCACGAGCCGGGAGACCCCCGTCATCGCGAAGTTCTCTCCGGACGGGACGCTCCTGTGGAACCGGGCGCTCAATGGCGCCAGAGGCACCGTGGTGGGCGTGGCGGCGCTGCCTGGAGACGCGGTGGCCTTCGCCGGTCGATTCAACAGGACCTTCACCTTCGCGGGCCAGACCCTGGCGAGCAGCCAGGCGAACGAGCCCGATGGTGGCAACACGGACGTGATGCTCGGCGTGCTGGAGGCGGTCGGCACGGACCGCTGGGCGCGCCGCCACGGTGACGACAACACCGAGAGCGTGACGCGGATGGTGGTGGACGCGCAGGGGAACTTCCGGCTGGCGGGAACCCACGTCGACCCGGTGAACCTGGGGGGTGGCACCATCGGCGCGCCGAGGGGAACGAGCGCGCATGTCTTCGTGGCGAGCTACGGCCCCGATGGCGTCCACCAGTGGTCCCGCAGCGTGGGTCCGAGCTTCAGCTGGCAGCCCCTGCTCGGTGTGACGCCCGACGGCTCCACCCTCTTCGGCGGCACCATCAGCGGCCCCACGTTCGTGCATACGACGCAGTACGGCCCGCCCCAGGGCGCGGACCTGTTCCTGCTGAAGCTCACGCCGTGA